One window of Saprospiraceae bacterium genomic DNA carries:
- a CDS encoding S46 family peptidase, producing MFKQNHFFAICFLTISQCLFAGEGMWLPIFLKSLNEKEMKSMGMKISADDIYNINKGSLKDAIVQFGGGCTSEIISNEGLMLTNHHCGFGYIQALSSVDKNYIRDGFWARNKAEEHACSGLTATLIVRMEDVTSKILEGVDLKMSELQRRNKVDENIEKLKLVLPKMADQDVMIRAFYNGNQYFAFVTETYNDIRLVGTPPESIGKFGADTDNWVWPRHTGDFSLFRIYANKANRPAAYSKDNVPYKPKHFLPISLSGIKEGDFTMVFGFPGRTTEYLIYEAARQQVDVLNPVRISLRDKALKIMDKYMRADEKTKIQYASKYAGIANAWKKWIGENLGMRVTNGLDKKLQDDAVFQKRVEQNPKFESYRKLIPDMEFLYKRLEPFTKAREYYAETFVRNVDVYDYYQLVKSLINTYEGRGETKFNSSKEDVLKNVDAYFKDFNTSIDQEIFTSLLEQFIKEMNPAFVFNSLKEDLNKHKADYKAFTKALYSSSRLTNKDSLAILMALDYSHWINAVKSDPLYQFYEDMNFYQNNDINKLCFELEEQINALRRTHMTALMEVIPEKKYYPDANSTLRITYGKVEGFKPRDGVHYLSKTTLDGVMEKYVPGDYEFDVPKKLQTLFKNKDYGIYGDDGKMPLAFIGSNHTTGGNSGSPAIDAHGNLIGLNFDRVWEGTMSDINYDPSICRNIMVDARYILFIIDKFAGAKWLVDEMKLVYPKGKKK from the coding sequence ATGTTTAAACAGAATCATTTTTTTGCAATCTGCTTTTTGACCATTTCTCAGTGCCTATTTGCTGGAGAAGGCATGTGGCTTCCCATTTTTTTAAAATCTTTGAATGAGAAGGAAATGAAATCTATGGGAATGAAAATTTCTGCGGATGATATTTACAATATTAACAAAGGGTCTTTAAAAGATGCCATCGTTCAATTTGGTGGGGGCTGCACGTCTGAGATTATTTCAAACGAAGGGTTGATGTTGACAAACCACCATTGTGGTTTTGGGTATATTCAAGCGCTGAGTTCAGTAGATAAAAATTACATTCGTGATGGATTTTGGGCACGAAATAAAGCAGAAGAACATGCTTGTTCAGGTTTAACTGCAACTTTAATCGTCCGCATGGAAGATGTTACCAGTAAAATATTGGAGGGTGTTGATTTAAAAATGAGTGAACTCCAGCGAAGAAATAAAGTTGATGAGAATATTGAAAAGTTAAAACTTGTGTTACCTAAAATGGCAGATCAGGATGTGATGATCCGTGCGTTTTATAATGGGAACCAATATTTTGCTTTTGTGACTGAAACGTATAATGACATTCGTCTGGTTGGTACTCCACCAGAATCTATAGGAAAATTTGGAGCAGATACAGACAATTGGGTTTGGCCAAGACATACGGGTGATTTTTCACTTTTTAGAATTTATGCCAACAAAGCCAATCGTCCTGCTGCTTATTCTAAAGACAATGTTCCATACAAACCAAAACATTTTCTTCCAATTTCTTTAAGCGGAATAAAAGAGGGGGATTTTACCATGGTTTTTGGTTTTCCAGGTCGCACAACGGAGTATTTAATTTATGAAGCCGCCCGCCAGCAAGTCGATGTATTAAACCCTGTTCGAATCAGTTTGCGAGATAAGGCTTTAAAAATAATGGATAAATACATGCGTGCAGATGAGAAAACAAAAATTCAGTATGCATCAAAATATGCAGGAATCGCAAATGCATGGAAAAAATGGATCGGTGAAAATCTTGGGATGCGAGTTACCAATGGATTAGATAAAAAGTTACAGGATGATGCTGTTTTTCAAAAACGGGTCGAACAAAACCCAAAATTTGAATCGTATCGCAAACTCATTCCTGATATGGAATTTTTATATAAACGGCTGGAACCGTTTACAAAGGCCAGAGAATACTATGCAGAAACGTTTGTCAGAAATGTCGATGTGTACGATTACTATCAACTGGTTAAGTCATTGATCAATACATATGAAGGGAGAGGTGAAACAAAATTTAATAGTAGTAAAGAAGATGTTTTGAAAAATGTGGATGCCTACTTTAAAGATTTTAATACATCTATCGATCAGGAAATATTTACCAGTCTATTAGAACAATTTATTAAAGAGATGAATCCTGCGTTTGTTTTTAATTCTTTAAAAGAAGATTTGAATAAACACAAGGCAGATTATAAAGCCTTTACTAAGGCCCTTTATTCCAGCAGCAGGTTAACTAATAAAGATAGTTTGGCAATCCTTATGGCTCTGGATTATTCACATTGGATTAATGCAGTGAAATCAGATCCGCTCTATCAGTTTTATGAAGACATGAATTTTTATCAAAATAACGATATCAATAAATTGTGTTTTGAATTGGAAGAGCAAATCAATGCACTCCGACGTACACACATGACTGCTCTGATGGAAGTGATTCCTGAGAAAAAATATTATCCGGATGCAAATTCAACACTCCGAATAACATACGGGAAAGTAGAGGGTTTTAAACCACGTGATGGCGTTCATTATCTTTCCAAAACCACATTGGATGGAGTTATGGAAAAGTATGTTCCGGGCGATTATGAATTTGATGTACCTAAAAAATTGCAAACCTTGTTTAAGAATAAGGATTATGGTATCTATGGGGATGATGGCAAAATGCCATTAGCATTTATTGGATCCAATCATACTACAGGTGGTAATTCCGGAAGCCCTGCCATTGATGCCCATGGAAATTTAATCGGATTAAATTTTGACCGGGTATGGGAAGGTACCATGAGTGATATCAATTATGATCCCAGCATTTGTCGTAACATCATGGTTGATGCGAGATACATTTTATTTATCATTGACAAATTTGCCGGAGCCAAATGGCTGGTAGATGAAATGAAATTGGTTTATCCTAAAGGAAAAAAGAAATAA
- a CDS encoding M36 family metallopeptidase, whose translation MDAGIICHEYGHGISNRLTGGPANVSCLNNAEQMGEGWSDYFGLVMTMKSTDLAYQNRGMGVYASGHAISGVGVRPYPYNVDLTVNPANYSQLSDMVKISQPHGIGYIWCSMIWDMTWALISHYGMEPDIYISNSSKGNSMAYRLVMEGLKLQPCSPGFVDGRNAILKADSLLFGGVHSCLIWNCFARRGLGFSANQGSSSRRDDGIAASDLPSGCNLMSDSELFSSVFLADYELILVAQAQENSVLLNWKLDPFYQDKNWILVRRQGNSTDEKIIYRSNGFSHSIPELEDKDVKRNETYFYQLRIQDGSEIVAHSDWIKCKLDVGNDQLTLYPNPVTSTLFINPDPNDYGTFELELFNQSLQLIEGRTLNYKKGDLLSLNCAGLQNGIYFIRMKSGGEIKTRKFVKH comes from the coding sequence ATGGATGCAGGCATCATATGCCATGAATATGGCCACGGAATTAGTAATCGGTTAACGGGTGGCCCAGCAAATGTTTCTTGTCTCAATAATGCCGAACAAATGGGCGAAGGGTGGAGTGATTATTTTGGATTGGTGATGACCATGAAATCTACAGACCTTGCTTATCAAAATAGAGGGATGGGTGTATATGCAAGTGGACATGCCATAAGTGGTGTTGGAGTTAGACCCTATCCTTATAATGTTGACCTAACTGTGAATCCTGCGAACTACAGTCAGTTGAGTGATATGGTTAAAATTTCACAGCCGCATGGGATCGGCTATATTTGGTGTTCGATGATTTGGGATATGACTTGGGCTTTAATATCTCATTATGGCATGGAACCTGATATTTATATTTCTAATTCGTCAAAAGGTAATAGCATGGCTTACCGTTTGGTAATGGAAGGTCTTAAATTGCAACCGTGTTCGCCTGGTTTTGTAGATGGACGCAATGCCATATTAAAAGCTGACAGTTTGTTGTTTGGCGGAGTTCATTCATGTTTAATCTGGAATTGTTTTGCAAGACGCGGACTGGGTTTTAGTGCAAATCAGGGAAGCAGCTCAAGACGTGACGACGGGATTGCTGCAAGTGATTTACCTTCTGGCTGCAACTTAATGTCGGATTCAGAATTGTTTTCATCCGTTTTTTTAGCTGACTATGAATTGATATTAGTAGCCCAGGCACAAGAAAATTCTGTTTTATTAAATTGGAAATTAGATCCATTCTATCAGGATAAAAATTGGATCCTTGTTAGGCGCCAGGGAAATTCAACAGATGAGAAAATTATTTACCGATCTAATGGTTTTTCACATTCAATTCCAGAACTTGAAGATAAGGACGTAAAACGTAATGAAACCTATTTCTACCAATTGCGGATCCAGGATGGATCTGAGATTGTCGCGCATTCAGATTGGATTAAATGCAAATTAGATGTTGGAAATGATCAACTTACATTATATCCAAATCCAGTCACAAGCACACTTTTTATCAATCCAGATCCTAATGATTATGGAACCTTCGAATTGGAATTGTTCAATCAATCCCTCCAGTTAATAGAGGGGCGTACTCTAAATTATAAAAAGGGGGACTTGCTTAGTTTAAATTGTGCAGGTTTGCAAAATGGAATTTATTTTATTCGGATGAAATCTGGAGGTGAAATTAAAACACGTAAGTTTGTAAAACATTAG
- a CDS encoding sterol desaturase family protein: MSYLETIKNAYQSYWSYFINEISNPSWHNYFYWLIGVSLFAFTLELLFPWRKEQGRFREDFWLDAFYMFFNFFIFSLIVYNAFSDVIVKMFNQFLAWFGIQNLVAIEIGGWPLWLKLLTMFILRDFIQWNVHRLLHRVPALWEFHKVHHSVQQMGFAAHLRYHFMETIVYRTLEYIPLAMIGFGLTDFFVVHIFALAIGHLNHSNIYLPLGPLQYIFNSPQMHIWHHAENLPKGSYGVNYGLSLSIWDYLYGTVYMPSNGRDEKLGFENCDTFPKSFFSQMTQPIKAALKKLKN; the protein is encoded by the coding sequence ATGTCTTATCTGGAAACCATTAAAAATGCCTATCAATCGTACTGGAGCTATTTTATTAATGAAATCAGCAACCCCAGCTGGCACAATTATTTTTATTGGCTCATAGGAGTTTCTTTATTTGCATTTACCTTAGAACTCCTATTTCCCTGGAGAAAAGAACAAGGGCGGTTCCGTGAGGATTTTTGGCTTGATGCGTTTTATATGTTTTTCAATTTCTTTATTTTTTCATTAATCGTTTACAATGCATTTTCAGATGTAATTGTAAAGATGTTTAACCAATTTTTAGCATGGTTTGGAATTCAAAATTTAGTTGCAATTGAAATTGGTGGCTGGCCACTCTGGCTTAAATTACTAACGATGTTTATTTTGAGGGATTTTATTCAATGGAATGTCCATCGACTCTTACATCGGGTACCTGCTTTATGGGAATTTCATAAAGTTCATCACTCCGTTCAGCAAATGGGCTTTGCGGCTCATTTGCGTTACCATTTTATGGAAACAATTGTTTACCGTACTTTGGAATATATACCCCTTGCAATGATTGGTTTTGGTTTGACTGATTTTTTTGTCGTACATATTTTTGCCCTGGCAATTGGTCACCTCAATCATTCTAATATTTACTTACCTCTAGGACCTTTACAATATATTTTTAATTCACCACAAATGCATATTTGGCATCATGCTGAAAATTTACCCAAAGGATCTTATGGTGTTAATTATGGATTGAGCTTAAGCATTTGGGATTATTTATACGGTACCGTGTATATGCCTTCCAATGGTCGCGATGAAAAATTAGGATTTGAAAATTGCGATACATTTCCAAAAAGTTTTTTTAGTCAAATGACACAACCTATAAAAGCAGCCTTGAAGAAATTAAAGAATTAA
- a CDS encoding T9SS type A sorting domain-containing protein translates to MRILIGLICLMGFINGSQAQVKLLQDYIEQGKSYQEICSKAEKLIRKNKLEDESYRENIFRKKRKKKDFLDDEKLKFERWKWFWRDRVTEGGAFPDLQRQWQLYNQITHEARTSYRNAPSWKHEGPNRNSGGYWGMGRTTHIAFHPNQLNTFFVASPNGGLWKTTNNGSTYSSIGDNLPYQPVGIVLIDPQAPNTLYVSLGEKDGWWQYNLGIYKTTDGGLTWKPTNLNWKLTDNKVIYALEMNPLNSSILIAATNDGIYKTFNGGTTWSKIRTENFSDIKFKPGDTSIVYAALNDYWGNCNVFKSTDGGNSFTKVTDFGLQKAFLRLTTTIDDPEYLGINMSVDGAKKFYLSKNSAKDFNYISDMPENSVLYFSQQNKSVLYCGYVVIYKSTDEGKTWNQITDWWASGQGYPEIHADHHYIASNPKSKNDLYFCCDGGLYRYHENTESWDELVNGLAITQFYKLGVSTTIPPVIIGGSQDNGGFLKRANGSWSNTNGGDAMSQVVDPTNQNIAYTEYWGGNAVYRTTNGFNDLKEITQNIGAELPGQWVTPFSLNPQNPKTFIIGYNDVFVSFNRGNSFIKITNNLTGNKDNDLREIKISPVDTNLLVGFRSNIMYVSKDFGKTWKNTSLITNLEITGIEFHSKDTNRMWCTRGGYGALKVMTSKDKGTSWSNITKNFVNTPVSCIAFDEASNTLFVGTDFGVFFSDADNIDWQYYGIGLPHTAVTDLKIHQAQRKLYISTFGRGFYSIDLPDCAPAVINLEVAVNKRNFEKADTLKICAGSTIRLKAQDSLKGIFRWKGPGLDTSILNNPQIDLGFFNTIQKNGNYSLEFTSEKGCKRLDTINIRVLNKPNLEIKQSHPYFDCNHQTIRLIPNLAMDTINFTYRWTHANGLDTVAYSLDINQEGDYQLELTNKSGNCAFYFNTNIYKVESSSIQNKQFVHNKCYGEALGSLAYTESGGKAPLNYLWSTGDTSRWITNLKAGIYYLTITDANDCKTLDTFQINEPDEIKVSLAIKNSSGTDGSIMAMVQGGVAPYKYSYSQNGTLIALNPDIFDLKPGVYDLEIEDANGCIVSRKNIVVEQLVGNSNLTKSDIRFYPNPVNDVLYLQFDKPQYNTPEFMVINATGQICPVSIKQKSHGTMQLNVSQLIPGDYILKFNGFEQQIEFRFVKVK, encoded by the coding sequence ATGAGAATACTAATTGGACTGATCTGTTTGATGGGTTTTATAAATGGTTCACAGGCACAGGTAAAGTTGCTTCAGGATTATATAGAACAAGGAAAATCTTACCAGGAAATCTGTAGCAAAGCCGAAAAATTAATCCGAAAGAACAAACTAGAGGATGAAAGCTATCGGGAAAACATCTTTAGAAAGAAACGCAAGAAAAAAGATTTTCTGGATGACGAAAAATTGAAATTCGAACGCTGGAAATGGTTCTGGAGAGACCGGGTTACCGAAGGGGGTGCCTTTCCTGATTTACAAAGACAATGGCAATTGTACAATCAAATTACTCATGAAGCGCGTACAAGCTATCGAAATGCACCTTCATGGAAACACGAGGGTCCAAACAGAAATTCTGGGGGCTATTGGGGTATGGGGCGGACTACGCACATTGCTTTTCATCCAAATCAACTTAACACATTTTTTGTAGCTTCACCCAATGGAGGGCTTTGGAAAACAACAAACAATGGCTCAACTTATAGTTCTATTGGTGACAATTTACCTTATCAACCTGTAGGTATTGTACTGATAGATCCTCAAGCACCCAATACCCTCTATGTCAGTTTAGGTGAAAAAGATGGATGGTGGCAATACAATTTGGGAATTTACAAAACAACCGATGGAGGATTGACTTGGAAACCTACCAATCTTAATTGGAAACTTACGGATAATAAGGTAATTTATGCATTGGAAATGAATCCCCTAAACTCCTCTATTTTAATTGCAGCTACCAATGATGGCATTTATAAAACATTTAACGGAGGAACCACTTGGTCTAAGATCAGGACTGAGAATTTTTCAGATATAAAATTCAAACCGGGTGATACTTCGATTGTATATGCAGCTCTGAATGATTATTGGGGGAATTGCAATGTCTTCAAATCCACAGATGGAGGAAATTCATTTACTAAAGTCACTGATTTTGGTTTGCAAAAAGCATTTTTGCGATTAACCACTACAATTGATGATCCGGAGTATTTAGGTATAAATATGAGTGTAGATGGGGCTAAGAAATTTTACCTTTCAAAGAATTCTGCAAAGGATTTTAATTATATTTCTGATATGCCGGAGAATTCAGTTTTGTATTTCTCTCAACAAAATAAATCCGTTTTGTATTGTGGTTACGTGGTTATTTATAAATCAACCGATGAAGGCAAAACCTGGAACCAAATTACGGATTGGTGGGCTAGTGGCCAGGGTTATCCGGAAATCCATGCGGATCATCATTATATTGCCTCTAATCCAAAATCTAAAAATGATTTGTATTTCTGTTGTGATGGCGGATTATATCGGTATCATGAAAATACAGAAAGTTGGGACGAATTGGTGAATGGTCTTGCTATTACTCAATTTTATAAATTGGGAGTTTCTACAACCATACCTCCTGTTATCATAGGAGGTAGCCAGGATAACGGAGGTTTTTTAAAGCGCGCCAATGGATCCTGGTCAAATACCAATGGAGGCGATGCCATGTCTCAAGTTGTCGATCCAACAAATCAAAACATTGCCTATACAGAATATTGGGGTGGAAATGCCGTGTATCGAACTACCAATGGATTTAATGATCTGAAGGAGATTACTCAAAACATTGGTGCAGAATTACCAGGTCAATGGGTAACCCCTTTTAGTTTAAATCCACAAAACCCAAAAACTTTTATCATTGGCTACAATGATGTCTTTGTCAGCTTCAATCGAGGGAATAGCTTTATTAAAATTACAAATAATCTTACAGGAAATAAGGACAACGATTTAAGGGAAATTAAAATAAGTCCTGTTGATACCAATTTGCTGGTTGGATTTAGATCAAACATCATGTATGTTTCAAAAGACTTTGGAAAAACCTGGAAAAATACTTCTTTAATTACCAATCTTGAAATTACAGGAATTGAATTTCATTCAAAGGATACCAACAGAATGTGGTGTACACGGGGAGGTTATGGAGCCTTAAAAGTGATGACATCCAAAGATAAAGGAACTAGCTGGAGCAATATCACAAAAAATTTTGTAAACACTCCAGTCTCTTGTATTGCATTTGATGAAGCATCAAATACTTTATTTGTTGGGACAGATTTTGGTGTTTTCTTTTCTGATGCAGATAATATTGATTGGCAATATTATGGCATTGGCTTACCCCATACTGCTGTGACAGATCTTAAAATTCATCAGGCTCAACGCAAACTTTATATTTCAACTTTTGGAAGGGGATTTTATTCAATTGATTTACCGGATTGTGCACCTGCGGTAATCAATCTTGAAGTAGCTGTCAATAAAAGAAATTTTGAAAAAGCAGACACTTTAAAAATTTGCGCAGGATCTACCATCCGATTAAAAGCTCAGGATAGTTTAAAAGGTATTTTCAGATGGAAAGGGCCTGGTTTGGATACAAGCATCTTGAATAATCCACAAATAGATCTGGGTTTTTTTAATACCATTCAGAAGAATGGTAATTACAGTTTGGAATTTACTTCTGAAAAAGGATGTAAGCGATTGGATACCATAAACATTCGGGTACTCAACAAACCCAATCTTGAAATCAAACAAAGCCATCCCTATTTTGATTGCAACCACCAAACCATTAGATTAATTCCAAATTTAGCAATGGATACGATCAATTTTACATATCGATGGACCCATGCAAATGGATTAGATACGGTTGCATATTCGTTAGATATCAATCAGGAAGGAGATTATCAATTGGAGTTAACCAATAAATCTGGAAACTGTGCATTTTACTTTAATACTAACATTTATAAGGTGGAATCTTCTTCTATTCAAAACAAACAATTTGTTCATAATAAGTGCTATGGAGAAGCGCTTGGATCTTTGGCTTACACTGAATCCGGTGGGAAAGCTCCATTAAACTATTTATGGTCCACGGGCGATACTAGCAGATGGATTACAAATTTGAAAGCCGGAATCTATTATTTAACAATTACAGATGCGAATGATTGCAAGACATTGGATACCTTTCAAATAAATGAACCGGATGAAATTAAAGTAAGCCTTGCAATCAAAAATTCAAGTGGAACGGATGGAAGCATCATGGCAATGGTACAAGGAGGTGTTGCTCCTTACAAATACAGTTATTCTCAGAATGGAACTTTAATTGCTTTGAACCCTGATATTTTTGACTTGAAACCTGGTGTATACGATCTTGAAATTGAAGATGCAAACGGATGTATTGTATCTCGTAAAAATATTGTAGTTGAACAACTAGTTGGAAATTCAAATCTGACGAAGTCCGATATTCGATTTTATCCAAATCCGGTAAATGATGTATTGTATTTGCAATTTGATAAGCCACAATACAATACTCCGGAGTTTATGGTCATCAATGCAACCGGACAAATTTGCCCTGTTTCTATTAAGCAAAAATCACATGGAACGATGCAGTTGAATGTCAGTCAATTGATCCCAGGAGATTATATTCTAAAGTTTAATGGTTTTGAACAGCAAATAGAATTCCGATTTGTAAAAGTGAAATAA
- a CDS encoding DUF3667 domain-containing protein, producing the protein MSVHYCPNCGGEVTARFCGQCGAKYGKKDLDLKSLFQVVFETITNWEQKMLVTLQVLAKEPGKIARAFIGGERRKYYHPVKFLLFWASVNLFIALTLKVSFGEIDTNSSELEQRFNLFIQNYISLIYAFSVPMMALGPFLVFRKLDPVFVNYNVMLCYIVGAGLLINIPSYLMVALWRDAEILRNIIGPLFPIVFASYFYHSYFKNALWKSGVAGVLTAFFLFLASLIILTTVYTIFQLIE; encoded by the coding sequence GTGTCTGTGCATTATTGTCCGAATTGTGGTGGGGAAGTGACAGCCCGTTTTTGTGGACAGTGTGGTGCAAAATACGGTAAAAAGGACCTTGACCTAAAATCGCTTTTTCAGGTTGTTTTTGAAACCATTACGAATTGGGAACAGAAAATGCTGGTTACCTTGCAGGTTTTGGCAAAGGAACCTGGGAAAATAGCCCGAGCCTTTATTGGAGGAGAGCGGAGAAAATATTATCATCCAGTAAAATTTCTGCTATTTTGGGCAAGTGTCAACTTATTTATTGCACTGACGCTCAAAGTGAGTTTTGGTGAAATCGATACCAATTCATCGGAATTGGAACAACGATTCAATCTATTCATTCAAAATTATATTTCATTAATCTATGCGTTTTCTGTTCCTATGATGGCTTTAGGTCCTTTTTTAGTATTCAGAAAACTCGATCCTGTATTTGTGAATTATAATGTGATGCTCTGTTATATAGTTGGTGCCGGACTGTTGATTAACATTCCATCGTATCTTATGGTTGCTCTGTGGAGAGATGCAGAAATTTTAAGAAATATTATCGGGCCTTTATTTCCAATCGTATTTGCAAGTTATTTCTATCATTCTTATTTCAAAAATGCATTATGGAAATCTGGAGTTGCCGGTGTATTAACCGCATTTTTTCTCTTTTTAGCATCCTTGATCATACTAACCACAGTTTATACCATTTTTCAGCTGATTGAATAA
- a CDS encoding DUF4403 family protein — MNRKYLLLAFILLVFQYRCTKKLHPEQTDLIITPPTLMTSNLNLPVKISRFELNRVINKVVTNSFNDGFTFEEDYKIQTRISGPLDIQTINNALLYSIPLQIEISPKGFLSKLKAKAEIEIQLSTSIDIFQDQLLNKTELVSHRWINKPILNIVGISLPIEQISNFLLKKYKSVICTAIDETIQKNVKLDKIKNSVRKYFNKALYSTEDSIIHIFASPQEIALGPMSMTSTELVIPCMIYFESVVAETRPVELENDMTFSIRPYFDNNSTFDIQSRIPLPYIEQMVRESIENQPFGSGISQLTVKKIHMEGVNQTMIIHLELAGAYKGKMDLFFDPVYQLESKSIELEHLKLKPVSGPKMDKIMFSLVKGIAQNKLKKAIEEQINLSLIDYVNQVQHMIHNTEVIPGLFLEGDLSHYEIKDIKFVNFRMYFNIHSILKIGANIKTIDDRLLIR, encoded by the coding sequence ATGAATAGAAAATATCTGCTTTTAGCATTCATCTTACTAGTTTTTCAGTACCGCTGTACCAAAAAATTACATCCGGAACAAACTGACTTAATTATTACTCCTCCAACGCTTATGACCTCCAATTTAAATCTACCCGTTAAAATTTCAAGATTCGAATTAAACCGAGTCATTAATAAAGTGGTTACCAATTCCTTTAATGATGGATTTACATTTGAAGAAGACTATAAAATTCAAACCAGGATTTCTGGTCCACTTGACATTCAAACAATTAATAATGCACTTTTATATTCAATTCCATTGCAAATTGAAATTAGCCCAAAAGGGTTTTTAAGTAAGCTCAAAGCAAAAGCAGAAATAGAAATCCAGCTCTCTACCAGTATTGATATCTTTCAAGATCAATTGTTAAATAAAACTGAATTGGTTTCACACAGATGGATTAATAAACCGATATTAAACATTGTTGGAATTTCATTACCCATTGAACAAATTTCAAATTTTTTATTAAAAAAATATAAATCAGTTATTTGTACAGCTATTGATGAAACCATTCAAAAAAATGTTAAGCTGGATAAAATAAAAAATTCAGTAAGAAAATATTTTAATAAAGCTTTATATTCTACAGAAGACAGTATCATCCATATTTTTGCAAGTCCACAGGAAATTGCACTGGGTCCGATGTCTATGACTTCTACTGAATTAGTGATTCCATGCATGATTTACTTTGAATCCGTTGTAGCTGAAACGCGTCCGGTTGAATTAGAAAATGATATGACTTTTTCAATCAGACCATATTTTGACAACAATTCGACGTTTGACATCCAATCAAGAATTCCCTTACCGTATATAGAACAAATGGTTCGAGAATCAATTGAAAACCAGCCGTTCGGTTCTGGAATTAGTCAGTTGACTGTAAAAAAAATTCACATGGAAGGTGTAAACCAAACCATGATTATTCATTTAGAACTTGCAGGTGCATACAAAGGAAAAATGGATTTATTTTTTGATCCTGTTTACCAGTTAGAATCCAAAAGCATTGAGCTTGAGCATTTAAAATTAAAACCTGTAAGTGGACCTAAAATGGATAAAATTATGTTTTCCCTGGTTAAAGGAATAGCACAAAATAAATTAAAAAAAGCCATTGAAGAGCAAATCAATCTAAGCTTAATCGACTATGTAAATCAGGTTCAACACATGATACACAATACAGAGGTTATCCCAGGCTTGTTTTTAGAGGGTGATTTATCACACTACGAAATCAAGGATATTAAATTTGTCAATTTTAGAATGTATTTTAATATTCATAGCATTCTAAAAATTGGAGCCAACATCAAGACGATTGATGACCGTCTATTAATAAGATAA